One Alkaliphilus sp. B6464 genomic window carries:
- a CDS encoding TIGR01906 family membrane protein → MFFKKLGYIILGILLSIILLLTSIEIVAFNLTHYRKSFDKYNITEATSMDMENLEHTIDDLLKYLKDDRDELDTRAVVKGEEREVFGNREKLHMIDVKELFMKGRLIRNISIPLIIIISFFIIRNDKHWKKGLSKTLLYTAICNIVILATLLILMAIDFYKYFTYFHLIFFTNDLWLLNPNTDVLIQMVPEAFFYDTAVKIIIYFVGSLMILGLLGLYSIKKNKTQYGS, encoded by the coding sequence AGGTTATATTATCTTAGGAATTTTATTATCTATAATATTATTACTTACTTCTATAGAAATTGTTGCGTTTAATTTAACGCACTACAGAAAATCCTTTGATAAATATAACATTACAGAAGCTACAAGTATGGATATGGAAAACCTTGAACATACAATAGATGATCTGTTAAAATACTTAAAGGATGACAGAGATGAATTAGATACTAGGGCAGTTGTTAAGGGCGAGGAAAGAGAAGTATTTGGAAATAGAGAAAAGCTTCATATGATAGATGTTAAAGAGCTTTTTATGAAGGGAAGGCTTATTCGTAATATTAGTATTCCTTTAATAATTATAATTTCTTTTTTTATTATTAGAAATGATAAGCATTGGAAAAAGGGTCTTTCTAAAACTTTGCTATATACTGCAATTTGTAATATAGTCATTTTAGCCACTCTATTAATATTAATGGCAATTGATTTTTATAAATACTTTACCTATTTCCATCTTATATTCTTTACCAATGATCTATGGCTATTAAATCCAAATACAGATGTACTTATACAAATGGTTCCAGAAGCATTTTTCTATGATACTGCTGTTAAGATAATTATATACTTTGTGGGTTCTTTAATGATACTAGGGCTATTAGGATTATATTCTATTAAAAAAAACAAAACACAATATGGTAGCTAG